One stretch of Kwoniella pini CBS 10737 chromosome 3, complete sequence DNA includes these proteins:
- a CDS encoding phenylalanine-tRNA ligase, beta subunit: MPTIAVDKAELYKRLEREYTTHEFDELCFDFGIELDEDTTKDVEEARAKGLPTPAPQLKIEIPANRYDLLCLEGLARSLRVFLQKEEAPKFTLSVPEKLQKVHVEASTSPLRPYFASAILRLARPMNQLEYDSFIDLQDKLHQNLCRQRKFVAIGTHDLDTLEGPFRYICKDPKEIKFAPLNKDEEYTAEQLMSVYETDRHLGRYLNIIRDAPAYPVIYDSKDRVLSMPPIINSQHSKIVAGKTKNIFVDTTATDKTKLDIVINMISTMFAEYTDIPFTIEPVKIIMPDGSSHLSPPLAPRSTTASSSYINAATGLTLSREEICTLLTKMSLTATPSTTDADALDVQVPPTRPDILHECDIMEDAAIAYGFNNLPQSMPTTNTVAKAFPVNRLGDLIRKECAMAGWIEALPLILCSHDENFKWLNRSDPGNYAVQLANPKSLEYQVVRTSLLPGMLKTVRENKALPLPLKIFECSDVAIQDSKSERQAKNYRRLCAVYMDKKAGFEIAHGLLDRIMQILGVPFLEKKESEGKYGYYIASAEDPTYLQGRAAHVYYRSKPNVTPSEPTPSTSTSSEGPLSTLASGLKSVLPSGSEETNSWSRDIVIGSLGILHPSVLSNFELTRPCSSLEIDVEPLL; encoded by the exons ATG CCTACTATAGCCGTAGACAAAGCAGAACTTTACAAACGATTAGAGAGAGAATATACAACtcatgaatttgatgaattatgTTTTGATTTCGGTATTGAGTTGGACGAAGAT ACTACAAAAGATGTAGAAGAGGCTCGAGCAAAAGGATTACCTACACCTGCACCTCAATTAAAGATTGAAATTCCTGCAAATCGATATGATTTACTTTGCTTAGAAGGTTTAGCTAGAAGTTTAAGAGTCTTTttacaaaaagaagaagcacCAAAATTCACTTTAAGTGTTCCAgagaaattacaaaaagTTCATGTTGAAGCTTCT ACTTCCCCTCTTCGACCTTACTTCGCTTCAGCTATTCTTCGTTTAGCTAGACCAATGAATCAATTAGAATATGATTCTTTCATTGACCTTCAAGATAAATTACATCAAAATTTGTGTAGACAACGTAAATTCGTTGCTATTGGTACTCATGATTTAGACACTTTGGAAGGACCTTTTAGATACATCTGTAAAGATCCTaaggaaatcaaatttgcTCCATTGAATAAGGACGAAGAGTACACCGCTGAGCAATTGATGAGCGTCtatgaa ACAGACAGGCATCTTGGAAGATACCTCAATATCATTAGAGACGCCCCGGCATACCCTGTCATCTACGATAGCAAGGACAGGGTGCTGTCGATGCCACCTATCATCAACTCTCAAC ATTCCAAAATCGTAGCTGGAAAGACGAAAAACATCTTTGTTGACACTACTGCTACCGACAAGACCAAGCT CGACATTGTCATCAATATGATTTCCACCATGTTCGCAGAGTACACCGATATCCCCTTCAC CATTGAACCCgtcaaaatcatcatgcCCGATGGGTCATCTCACCTTTCACCTCCTCTTGCACCCCGATCAACAACAGCCTCTTCTTCCTACATCAATGCTGCTACTGGTCTCACTTTATCTCGAGAAGAAATCTGCACACTTCTTACCAAGATGTCATTGACAGCTACCCCTTCTACAACCGACGCAGACGCCCTTGATGTTCAAGTACCACCTACAAGACCAGATATTCTGCACGAATGCGATATTATGGAAGATGCAGCTATTGCTTATGGATTTAACAACTTGCCACAATCAATGCCTACTACCAATACAGTCGCCAAAGCTTTCCCCGTTAACAGGTTAGGAGATTTGATAAGGAAGGAATGTGCAATGGCAGGTTGGATAGAAGCCTTACCTTTGATCTTATGTTCGcatgatgaaaattttaaatgGCTCAATCGATCTGATCCAGGAAATTATGCTGTTCAGTTGGCTAATCCAAAATCATTAGAATATCAAGTTGTCAGAACTTCGTTATTACCAGGAATGTTAAAGACAGTAAGAGAAAATAAAGCTCTCCCATTACCTTTAAAGATCTTCGAATGTTCAGATGTTGCTATACAAGATTCTAAATCTGAGAGACAAGCTAAAAATTATAGAAGATTATGTGCGGTTTACATGGATAAGAAAGCAGGTTTTGAAATTGCTCATGGATTACTTGATCGAATTATGCAAATTCTTGGAGTTCCATTTttagagaagaaagaaagtgAAGGAAAATATGGTTACTATATTGCCAGTGCTGAAG ATCCAACTTATTTGCAAGGTAGAGCCGCGCACGTTTATTATAGATCTAAACCAAATGTTACACCTTCAGAACCTACACCATCAACATCGACTTCTTCTGAAGGACCTTTATCAACACTTGCATCAGGCTTAAAATCTGTTTTACCTTCAGGATCGGAAGAAACAAATTCATGGTCAAGGGATATAGTCATTGGTTCTTTGGGTATTTTACATCCTTCGGTTTTGAGTAATTTCGAATTAACAAGACCTTGTTCTT